The nucleotide window GGTGAAGAAAAAGGACTGGAAGTCGCGAACCAACATAACATCCCTGTGTTCATGGTGGTAAAAACAGCAGATGGCTTTAAAGAAATTGCTTCTGAAGCATTTAAGCCATACTTAGGTAAATAAGGTAAGCGAGATAATTATGAATACATTTCTGATTACATTTGGTGTTTTTCTTGCAGTAATCGCAGCGATGTCTATTGGCTATATTATCCAAAAGAAAGTTGTGAAGGGTAGCTGTGGTGGCTTAGGCGCTGTTGGTATTGATAAAGTATGTAACTGCCCTGAACCTTGTGATGCGCGCAAAAAGCGTGAAGCACGTGAAGCATACCGCGAAGAGAAACTGGCTGAGCGTCAGCAAAAAGAAGCTTCTTGGAATAAAGATCGTATTGCTTAATTGCGATTAGCAGCGAAACCTGTTCCCCAAAAAACAAAGAGCCCAAGGTTAACACCTTGGGCTCTTTTCATTTTAAAGGCTGACTCGGCTCGTGCTCTAGGAAAGCAGGAGTTACTCATTAACGCGTTGAAGGTTATTACGAGCGCATATCAACTGGTTTCGACCTTGCTTTTTCGCGGTATAAAGTAGCTCGTCTGCTGCTTTGATTTGCTCGTCTAAAGAGCCTTCTTGGTCGGTCACGCCAATGCTCATGCTCACTTTAATCACATGTGAATCATGCTGCACTTCATGATTTTCAATTGCGACTCTCATCGATTCCAAGGTCTCTATAAAATCTTCAAATGGTTCGCATGACTGAATGCAAAACTCTTCGCCACCGAAGCGAACTGCTAAATCATCTTTAAAGTGCTCTTTGATGATTTTACCAACCTCAATTAATACCGCGTCACCACCATCGTGGCCGTAGGTATCATTCACCTTTTTAAAAAAGTCGATATCCATCATAGCGATACTGCGATGTTCGCAGCCTTTGCATGTTTGATTGAAAAGGTAGCGACGGTTCCAAAGTCCGGTCAGAGCATCCTCGTTTGCATGACGAAACAGTTCGTTGGTTGCTTCTTTCATGTCGAGTAATTGGTGAATACGGCAGAAAAATTCTTCTTGGTTAAATGGCTTATAAAGGAAGTCGTTGGCGCCAGCTTTAAGGAAGCGAGCGGTCATTGTGCGATCATCACTGCCAGATAGGCCGAGAATAGCGAGTTGATTACGATCGTGTTGGACTCGAATATCACGGGTCATCGAAATGCCATCTTTGTTCGGCATGTCATGGTCGGTAACGACAAAAGTGATATCAGGATCGTTTTGGAGGAGCTCTAGTGCTTGCTCTCCATCTACCGCTTGAATCGTTTGAATATATTGATGCTCAAGAAGTTGGACGACATATCGACGAACCACAGCAGAATCATCA belongs to Vibrio splendidus and includes:
- the nqrM gene encoding (Na+)-NQR maturation NqrM; protein product: MNTFLITFGVFLAVIAAMSIGYIIQKKVVKGSCGGLGAVGIDKVCNCPEPCDARKKREAREAYREEKLAERQQKEASWNKDRIA
- a CDS encoding diguanylate cyclase, translated to MSEKILVVEDSRAFRNYLYQQFKNDGYDVSLAESVAEAKAILEQETDFLCAVLDYCLPDGQDGEIIDLVLGYQQKIIVLTGMFNNTLREQVLAKGVLDYILKDSMSSVSYLLPLVNRISNNRYHKALVVDDSAVVRRYVVQLLEHQYIQTIQAVDGEQALELLQNDPDITFVVTDHDMPNKDGISMTRDIRVQHDRNQLAILGLSGSDDRTMTARFLKAGANDFLYKPFNQEEFFCRIHQLLDMKEATNELFRHANEDALTGLWNRRYLFNQTCKGCEHRSIAMMDIDFFKKVNDTYGHDGGDAVLIEVGKIIKEHFKDDLAVRFGGEEFCIQSCEPFEDFIETLESMRVAIENHEVQHDSHVIKVSMSIGVTDQEGSLDEQIKAADELLYTAKKQGRNQLICARNNLQRVNE